From one Bacteroidota bacterium genomic stretch:
- a CDS encoding glycosyltransferase family 2 protein, producing the protein MSAEHLDISVVIPLFNEEESLPELSAWIDRVMLANSFDYEVIFVDDGSKDKSWQVIESICSTNSHYKAIKFRRNYGKSAALQKGFEMCTGRVVITMDADMQDSPDEIPSLYKMIVDEGYDLVSGWKQKRYDPISKTIPSKFFNWATRKMSGINNLHDFNCGLKSYKVDVVKSIEVYGEMHRYIPVIAKWAGFSKITEKSVEHRARKYGSTKFGLERFINGFLDLLSITFVSRFGKRPMHLFGTLGTLMFVAGFFLAAYLGASKLWAVYNNEYARLITNRPSFYIALTCMILGTQLFLAGFISELVGRNSTERNHYLIEKEIR; encoded by the coding sequence ATGAGCGCAGAACATCTTGATATTTCCGTTGTTATTCCGCTCTTTAACGAAGAGGAATCCCTGCCTGAATTGAGCGCTTGGATTGATCGGGTAATGTTGGCCAACTCCTTCGACTATGAAGTAATTTTTGTGGATGATGGCAGCAAGGATAAATCCTGGCAGGTGATTGAATCTATTTGCAGTACTAATTCACATTATAAAGCCATCAAGTTCAGAAGGAATTACGGGAAATCTGCTGCCTTGCAGAAAGGCTTTGAAATGTGTACAGGCAGAGTGGTGATTACCATGGATGCGGATATGCAGGATAGTCCGGACGAAATTCCTTCTCTCTATAAGATGATTGTGGACGAAGGTTATGATCTGGTCTCCGGTTGGAAGCAAAAACGATACGACCCCATCAGCAAGACGATTCCGAGTAAGTTTTTTAACTGGGCGACTCGGAAGATGTCGGGGATAAATAACCTGCATGATTTCAACTGCGGATTAAAATCCTATAAGGTGGATGTAGTGAAGAGTATTGAAGTTTACGGAGAGATGCACCGTTATATCCCGGTGATCGCGAAGTGGGCCGGCTTTTCAAAGATCACCGAAAAATCTGTGGAACACCGCGCCCGGAAATACGGGAGTACTAAGTTCGGATTAGAGCGATTCATCAATGGCTTTCTGGATCTCCTCTCTATCACATTCGTGTCGCGCTTCGGCAAACGTCCGATGCATCTTTTCGGAACACTCGGAACATTGATGTTCGTGGCCGGTTTTTTCCTCGCCGCCTATCTGGGAGCCAGTAAACTTTGGGCGGTTTATAATAATGAATATGCACGACTGATCACCAATCGTCCCTCCTTTTACATCGCCTTAACCTGTATGATTTTAGGAACTCAATTATTCCTCGCGGGCTTCATCAGCGAACTCGTGGGCAGGAACAGCACCGAGCGCAATCATTACCTCATCGAAAAGGAAATCCGTTAA
- a CDS encoding DUF4199 domain-containing protein — protein MESPPLLKTSLNYGALSGLGSFIVFFILISLGKNPLGPASWAGAWIPILFMVLATRHYRDHENNGFVSYWQAFRIGFLTASAGALLFGALSWLYVTMIDNSVLDTFKQESLEALELTEGMMKSMIGESAFEQSIENINNMSMNEVTTSDIFNKMFGGLLSAFITAAFLRREPVFRDEE, from the coding sequence ATGGAATCCCCACCCCTATTGAAAACATCATTGAACTATGGCGCCCTCAGCGGCCTCGGTAGTTTCATTGTTTTTTTCATCCTTATCTCTCTCGGTAAAAACCCTTTAGGTCCTGCATCCTGGGCCGGTGCGTGGATACCCATACTCTTTATGGTACTGGCTACCAGACATTACCGTGATCATGAAAACAACGGATTTGTCTCCTATTGGCAGGCATTCCGTATCGGGTTCCTGACCGCTTCCGCCGGAGCTCTTCTGTTTGGTGCCCTATCCTGGCTCTATGTAACGATGATTGATAATTCTGTTCTCGATACTTTTAAACAGGAAAGTCTGGAGGCTTTGGAGTTAACAGAGGGCATGATGAAGTCCATGATCGGAGAAAGTGCCTTTGAGCAATCCATTGAGAATATCAACAATATGAGTATGAATGAAGTAACGACATCAGATATTTTCAATAAGATGTTTGGAGGATTATTATCGGCATTCATTACTGCCGCCTTTTTAAGAAGAGAACCTGTTTTCCGTGATGAAGAATGA
- the fsa gene encoding fructose-6-phosphate aldolase codes for MKFFIDTANLDQIREAYDLGVLDGVTTNPSLMAKEGIKGKNNILKHYVDICEIAKGGDVSAEVIATDYEGIVKEGEELAELHPQIVVKVPMIKDGIKAIRYFSQSGVKTNCTLVFSAGQALLAAKAGATYVSPFIGRLDDISVDGLELIEQIVHIYGTYGYETQVLAASIRHTLHIIKCAELGADVATCPLQPILDLLKHPLTDSGLAKFLSDASKTK; via the coding sequence ATGAAATTCTTTATCGATACTGCAAATCTGGATCAAATACGTGAAGCTTATGATCTGGGTGTTCTGGATGGTGTAACGACCAATCCTTCCCTGATGGCCAAAGAAGGCATTAAAGGGAAGAATAATATTTTAAAACACTATGTTGATATCTGCGAGATTGCCAAGGGCGGTGATGTGAGCGCGGAAGTGATCGCGACCGATTATGAAGGTATCGTAAAAGAAGGCGAAGAACTTGCAGAATTGCATCCTCAGATTGTGGTGAAAGTGCCGATGATTAAAGATGGCATTAAGGCGATCCGTTATTTTTCCCAGAGTGGAGTCAAGACAAATTGCACACTCGTTTTTTCTGCCGGACAAGCATTGTTAGCTGCTAAAGCCGGTGCTACTTATGTTTCTCCTTTTATCGGAAGATTGGATGATATTTCAGTTGATGGTCTGGAACTCATCGAACAGATCGTACATATTTATGGAACCTACGGTTACGAGACTCAGGTGCTGGCGGCTTCTATCCGTCATACCTTACATATCATTAAATGTGCTGAACTCGGTGCGGATGTAGCAACTTGTCCCTTGCAACCTATCCTGGATCTCTTAAAACATCCCTTAACAGATTCCGGACTCGCGAAGTTTTTATCAGATGCTTCCAAGACAAAATAG
- a CDS encoding GNAT family N-acetyltransferase: protein MIVEINSEAGLLRATAVMNALRPQLNSENIVPILLKMMQNGYHLIGFEAEGVIAAALGYRFTEHLHWGKAIYIDDLSTIEEYRKKGYAGKLLDHVKAVAMAHQCNQIHLDSGLGANRYDAHRFYLNYGFNITSHHFALAINK, encoded by the coding sequence ATGATTGTAGAGATAAATAGTGAAGCCGGGTTATTGCGTGCCACTGCCGTAATGAATGCACTTCGTCCACAGTTGAATTCAGAAAATATTGTCCCAATTCTCTTGAAAATGATGCAAAATGGATATCATTTGATCGGTTTTGAAGCTGAAGGAGTGATTGCTGCGGCATTGGGTTATCGTTTTACCGAACATCTGCATTGGGGCAAGGCTATTTATATTGATGACCTTTCCACAATAGAAGAATATCGGAAAAAAGGATATGCAGGTAAACTATTGGATCATGTAAAGGCAGTGGCAATGGCACATCAGTGTAATCAGATCCATCTCGACTCCGGTTTAGGAGCCAACCGCTATGATGCGCATCGTTTCTATTTAAATTACGGATTCAATATTACCAGTCACCATTTCGCATTGGCCATAAACAAATAA
- a CDS encoding M36 family metallopeptidase, protein MKRIITLLAILCSSQLVWSHGDIHHDFDPLQQRFMNDSRRLPDYKYQQSLREQPSWKQFIQQNGDWWVQFNETNARPHRAFGTPIDMQLTSSPAAAGLYFLNTYLPNYLPASVSLEFISAPVSKKYIHTNYIQKHNGLEVLWSRATVKMTHDMKVVMFGLDVYDDINISTTPTITSAQAITEASKGIVSAITGTFAQPDLKILPVPGYRGNKYHLVYEVNIRTSADGQTPDDYYTLVDAMTGEVLYRTDKIVSFANSDITMTGTVYPTHPYNATAIVNLPYLKITVGGTDYNTDVNGLLNLPNTSPFNATFTLAGPWATVYTGATSTAVQSFTSTVNPGPNTISFDNSSTVRHLSAYYHTNVVHDFMNSKLASFTALDYPLDVRVDRTDGTCNAFYNGTSINFYTTAGGCYALSMVADVIYHEYGHGITDKFWDANGLSFSNGGMGEGYSDVWAISITNNPVLGIGFSDTDPTSNVRNYDFNNNVSRKVYPQNIIGEVHADGEIIAGAWWSTALLLGSTPLMTDLFTESHYGLANGPNGAEGQVYTDILIDALQADDTDGNLNNGTPNITAITQGFAQHGITLLSNATLNHTPVVTSTPGIDVTLNASLTNLQFAWALAGVKGAYKINNGSWNPFTLANTGGNSYSGTIPAQPAGTLISYYIGIEDINGILSNVQPVGANVTANPNIPYFTMVGFNLIFTDDFDITSGQWVEGLATDGATTGMWEQNGPEQTLVGAGVVQPNYQVTPGGFVCYVTGGVAGTTGAGDYDVDGGATTLTSPTYDLSSYTNPTFEYYRWYTNDQGATPGTDFWQVYISNDGTNYIPVEYTTVADHSWRRFVFRVTDYLPTSSTFTVRFIAEDANAGSLIEALMDEFSLYDGPSTTSIAENNDFTLLQVWPNPAQDLLQVNCVLKNAAAYQLNITDAVGKVVHSEYIKLNAGNSSLQLPVHQLANGFYHLSLMGEKGTKNIKFSVAH, encoded by the coding sequence ATGAAACGAATTATTACACTCCTTGCTATCCTTTGTTCTTCGCAGCTCGTCTGGTCACACGGTGATATTCACCATGACTTTGACCCTCTGCAACAACGGTTTATGAATGACAGCCGTAGACTTCCTGATTATAAATATCAGCAATCCTTACGAGAGCAACCCTCCTGGAAACAATTTATCCAACAAAACGGAGATTGGTGGGTGCAGTTCAATGAAACCAATGCCCGTCCACATAGGGCTTTTGGAACTCCAATTGATATGCAGTTGACCTCTTCCCCTGCAGCTGCCGGTCTTTATTTCCTTAACACCTATTTACCAAACTATCTGCCTGCAAGTGTTAGTCTGGAATTTATTTCAGCTCCTGTCTCCAAGAAATATATCCATACCAACTACATTCAAAAACACAACGGACTTGAAGTTTTATGGAGCCGTGCTACCGTGAAAATGACGCACGATATGAAAGTGGTGATGTTTGGTCTGGATGTCTACGATGATATTAACATCTCTACCACTCCTACCATCACTTCTGCGCAAGCCATTACGGAAGCTTCCAAAGGAATAGTATCTGCTATCACCGGTACTTTCGCTCAACCTGATCTGAAAATCCTGCCTGTACCCGGATACAGAGGGAATAAATACCACCTGGTATATGAAGTCAACATCAGAACATCAGCTGACGGACAAACGCCTGACGATTATTATACGCTGGTAGATGCGATGACAGGTGAAGTATTGTACAGAACGGATAAGATTGTCAGTTTTGCTAATTCCGACATTACCATGACCGGAACAGTTTATCCTACTCATCCCTACAATGCTACTGCTATCGTAAATCTTCCTTACCTAAAAATAACTGTAGGCGGAACCGATTACAATACCGATGTAAATGGACTACTGAATTTGCCCAATACAAGTCCATTCAACGCTACTTTCACATTGGCAGGTCCATGGGCTACTGTGTATACCGGAGCCACCAGCACAGCCGTTCAGAGCTTTACTTCAACTGTTAATCCCGGCCCCAACACCATTAGCTTTGACAATAGTTCAACCGTTCGGCATTTATCTGCATATTACCATACCAATGTCGTCCATGATTTTATGAATTCCAAACTTGCTTCTTTTACCGCCCTTGATTATCCATTGGATGTACGGGTGGACAGAACCGATGGAACATGCAACGCTTTTTATAATGGAACTTCAATTAATTTCTACACCACAGCGGGTGGTTGCTACGCGCTCAGCATGGTGGCAGATGTTATTTACCATGAATACGGACACGGCATAACGGATAAGTTTTGGGATGCAAATGGTCTCAGCTTCAGTAATGGCGGAATGGGTGAAGGCTATTCGGATGTATGGGCCATTTCTATCACCAATAATCCGGTTCTTGGAATAGGATTTAGTGATACGGATCCTACCAGCAATGTCAGAAATTACGACTTCAATAATAATGTTTCCCGTAAAGTTTATCCACAAAATATAATTGGCGAAGTACATGCTGACGGTGAAATTATTGCCGGCGCCTGGTGGTCGACAGCTTTGCTTTTAGGTTCTACTCCACTCATGACCGACCTCTTTACTGAATCGCATTACGGACTTGCCAATGGACCAAATGGTGCGGAAGGACAAGTGTACACCGATATCCTTATTGACGCCTTACAAGCTGACGATACGGATGGAAACCTGAACAATGGTACGCCTAATATAACGGCTATCACTCAAGGTTTCGCACAGCATGGAATCACCTTGTTATCGAACGCTACCTTAAACCATACTCCGGTGGTTACTTCGACACCGGGGATTGATGTTACCTTGAATGCATCTCTCACCAACCTGCAATTTGCATGGGCTTTAGCAGGAGTAAAAGGAGCTTATAAAATAAATAACGGATCATGGAATCCATTTACATTAGCCAATACCGGTGGAAATAGCTATTCCGGAACTATTCCTGCTCAGCCTGCCGGGACATTGATCTCTTACTATATTGGTATTGAAGATATCAACGGAATATTGTCGAATGTACAACCGGTAGGTGCTAACGTAACCGCCAATCCGAACATCCCTTACTTTACCATGGTTGGATTCAACCTCATTTTTACTGATGATTTTGATATTACCAGTGGTCAATGGGTGGAAGGATTAGCTACGGATGGAGCAACAACAGGAATGTGGGAACAAAATGGTCCGGAGCAAACACTAGTGGGCGCAGGAGTGGTGCAGCCTAACTATCAGGTGACGCCGGGCGGCTTTGTTTGTTATGTAACAGGTGGTGTTGCCGGAACTACCGGAGCCGGAGACTATGACGTCGATGGCGGTGCAACAACACTGACCTCTCCCACCTATGATTTATCCTCCTACACGAACCCCACTTTTGAATACTACCGTTGGTATACAAATGATCAGGGTGCTACTCCGGGCACAGATTTCTGGCAGGTTTATATTTCGAATGATGGCACGAACTACATCCCCGTAGAATACACCACTGTAGCTGATCATAGCTGGCGCCGTTTTGTTTTCAGAGTTACGGATTACCTGCCTACCAGTTCCACTTTTACAGTAAGATTTATAGCTGAAGATGCGAATGCAGGAAGTTTAATTGAGGCATTAATGGATGAATTTTCATTGTACGATGGCCCAAGTACTACTTCTATTGCAGAAAATAATGACTTCACTTTACTCCAGGTTTGGCCCAATCCTGCTCAGGACCTTCTGCAAGTAAACTGTGTTCTTAAAAATGCAGCCGCGTATCAATTGAATATTACAGATGCAGTAGGAAAAGTGGTTCATTCGGAATACATAAAACTAAACGCTGGAAATTCAAGTTTACAGCTTCCCGTTCATCAATTAGCGAATGGATTCTACCATTTAAGTTTAATGGGTGAAAAAGGAACAAAGAATATTAAATTCTCCGTCGCACACTAA
- the miaA gene encoding tRNA (adenosine(37)-N6)-dimethylallyltransferase MiaA codes for MTGDRPILIVIAGPTASGKTKLAIDIAEFYATEIISADSRQCYRELTIGTAKPSPEELSSVPHHFINSHSITEHFSAGQFAEQSSTLLTALFKKNKVVVAVGGTGLYIKALTEGFDEMPELDAAIRIQLNQLYDQEGLAPIQKIVAESDPVFYDQVDKNNRARLIRAAEVILSTGKPYSSFRIEKVKDPYFTELKIVIDWPRELLYERINLRVDLMMNEGLLQEVESLLPFKEHNALKTVGYTELFEYLEGKFTLPEAVEKIKQHSRNYAKRQLTWFRNQGNYSFVDPAETLALLKYRVNLK; via the coding sequence ATGACAGGCGATAGACCCATTTTGATTGTTATAGCGGGTCCCACAGCCTCAGGAAAAACGAAGCTGGCGATAGATATTGCGGAGTTTTATGCTACCGAAATTATCTCAGCAGATTCAAGGCAATGTTATCGGGAGTTGACCATTGGAACTGCCAAACCATCACCCGAAGAATTGTCAAGTGTTCCCCATCATTTTATTAATTCACATAGTATCACCGAACACTTCAGTGCCGGACAATTTGCTGAACAATCTTCCACATTACTTACAGCCTTATTTAAGAAAAATAAAGTGGTGGTGGCAGTTGGAGGAACAGGTCTTTATATAAAAGCATTGACAGAAGGGTTTGATGAAATGCCGGAGTTAGATGCAGCCATTCGAATTCAATTGAACCAACTCTATGATCAGGAAGGGTTGGCTCCGATTCAAAAGATCGTTGCTGAATCTGATCCGGTTTTTTACGATCAGGTCGACAAAAATAATCGCGCCCGACTCATCAGAGCAGCGGAAGTGATTTTGAGTACGGGTAAACCTTATTCCAGTTTTCGTATAGAGAAAGTGAAAGACCCCTATTTTACCGAGCTCAAAATAGTTATTGATTGGCCACGTGAGTTGCTCTATGAACGCATCAATTTACGTGTTGACCTCATGATGAACGAAGGGCTATTGCAAGAGGTGGAAAGTTTGCTCCCTTTTAAAGAACATAATGCTTTAAAAACGGTCGGTTATACAGAGCTTTTTGAATATCTGGAGGGTAAATTCACATTGCCGGAGGCTGTGGAAAAGATAAAACAGCATAGCCGGAATTATGCGAAAAGGCAGCTGACCTGGTTCCGGAATCAGGGGAATTATAGCTTTGTGGACCCTGCGGAAACCCTCGCCTTATTGAAATACCGGGTGAACCTGAAATAA
- a CDS encoding HD domain-containing protein: protein MSSAAAFNELLKQDPIFKTIIAVFKKNQIRGYLIGGYVRDLILGRPCKDIDITILGDGIHAAELVAEALGYSKGQVTVFKNYGTALIKHKDLDIEFVGARKESYAHHSRKPVVENGTLEDDQNRRDFTINALAISLNENDTGHLLDPFDGLGDLTRKLIRTPLNPEITYSDDPLRMLRAIRFATQLDFQIDQVSFQAIFTQRQRISIISGERIIDEINKILLSKVPSKGFLLLRSSGLLPIIFPQLSALEGVETVQGKSHKDNFFHTLEVLDNLARTSDDLWLRWAALLHDIAKPATKRFEPQHGWTFHGHEDKGARMVPQIFRQLKLPLNEKMKYVQKLVLLHLRPIVLAKTEVTDSAVRRLLFEAGDDIEDLMKLCHADVTTKNEYKQKKYKANFELVQQKLIEVEEKDKVRNWQPPITGEQIMEEFGLKPGREIGIIKNTIRDAILDGDIPNNFDDAYKLMLEKANELGLTPVRKK from the coding sequence ATGTCAAGCGCTGCAGCATTTAATGAGTTACTAAAGCAAGATCCTATATTCAAGACGATCATTGCTGTTTTCAAAAAAAATCAAATCCGGGGATATCTCATTGGAGGGTATGTACGTGATCTTATACTGGGACGACCTTGTAAAGACATTGACATTACAATTTTGGGCGATGGAATTCACGCAGCAGAATTGGTCGCTGAGGCGCTGGGTTATTCCAAAGGTCAGGTTACGGTTTTTAAAAACTATGGCACAGCCCTCATTAAGCACAAAGATCTTGATATTGAATTTGTTGGGGCAAGGAAGGAGTCATATGCTCACCATTCGCGCAAACCGGTAGTTGAAAACGGCACCCTGGAGGATGATCAAAACCGTCGCGATTTTACTATCAATGCACTTGCCATCAGTTTAAATGAGAATGACACAGGCCATTTGCTGGATCCCTTTGATGGTTTGGGCGACCTCACCAGGAAATTAATTCGAACACCATTAAATCCTGAAATCACTTATTCCGACGATCCTCTTCGAATGCTCAGGGCGATCCGCTTTGCCACACAACTCGACTTTCAAATTGATCAGGTATCTTTTCAAGCCATCTTCACCCAACGCCAACGCATTAGCATCATCAGTGGGGAAAGAATCATTGATGAAATTAATAAAATTTTACTTTCCAAAGTTCCTTCAAAAGGGTTCCTTTTACTGAGAAGCTCAGGTCTTCTGCCCATCATTTTTCCTCAGCTTTCTGCATTGGAGGGCGTAGAAACGGTGCAGGGCAAAAGTCACAAGGATAATTTCTTTCATACGCTGGAAGTCCTGGACAATCTCGCCCGTACTTCTGATGATCTTTGGCTGCGTTGGGCGGCTTTGCTGCATGATATTGCCAAACCTGCCACAAAAAGATTTGAACCACAGCATGGCTGGACCTTCCATGGACACGAAGACAAAGGGGCCAGAATGGTTCCTCAAATTTTCCGACAACTAAAGCTTCCATTGAATGAGAAAATGAAGTATGTGCAAAAACTTGTGTTACTTCATCTGCGTCCCATTGTGCTGGCAAAAACTGAAGTCACTGATTCAGCAGTGCGCCGATTGCTTTTTGAAGCCGGTGATGACATCGAAGATTTAATGAAACTTTGCCATGCAGATGTCACCACAAAAAATGAATATAAGCAAAAGAAATACAAGGCAAATTTTGAATTGGTCCAGCAGAAGCTGATCGAAGTAGAAGAGAAAGACAAGGTTAGAAACTGGCAACCTCCTATAACCGGAGAGCAAATCATGGAAGAGTTTGGCCTGAAACCGGGGAGAGAAATTGGCATCATCAAAAACACCATCAGAGATGCGATTCTAGATGGAGATATCCCAAATAATTTTGATGATGCTTACAAATTAATGCTCGAAAAAGCAAATGAATTGGGACTTACCCCTGTTAGAAAAAAATAA